A window from Salvia miltiorrhiza cultivar Shanhuang (shh) chromosome 2, IMPLAD_Smil_shh, whole genome shotgun sequence encodes these proteins:
- the LOC131012513 gene encoding uncharacterized protein LOC131012513 gives MGILSWFSGGSNNTSKKEQPAPASKPGPKPEPAEAPGMNGAVEVPRPDADISVFEFGSVAASADKVTLAGYCPVSDELEPCRWEILPASGSDAPQFRVVF, from the coding sequence ATGGGAATTCTCTCTTGGTTCAGCGGAGGGAGCAACAACACATCTAAAAAGGAGCAACCCGCTCCAGCCTCAAAACCCGGACCGAAGCCCGAACCCGCGGAGGCCCCCGGCATGAACGGCGCGGTGGAGGTCCCCCGACCCGACGCCGATATCTCGGTTTTCGAGTTCGGTTCGGTGGCCGCCTCCGCCGATAAGGTGACGCTGGCTGGCTACTGCCCCGTCTCCGACGAGCTCGAGCCCTGCCGCTGGGAGATTCTGCCGGCGAGTGGTTCCGACGCGCCGCAGTTCCGGGTGGTGTTTTGA